Within the Hevea brasiliensis isolate MT/VB/25A 57/8 chromosome 2, ASM3005281v1, whole genome shotgun sequence genome, the region TCTGTCCCCAACAAAAAGAAAAGACAATCAATTCCCGAGGTTTATAAAGTTACTGGGAAAGAAAATCCCAGTTCTATTCTATACAATAACACATGAAGCAACTCTACCCTACAAATTGTTAGCTGGTTACTGCAGTTTTTTCCCCGAGGGTTCCATTGATAGAACTACTTCTCTAGTTATTTCTGTAACCAGATATACTTCTATCTTGACAATCATCGACTTAATTCTGGCTGGCTGCTTTGTGGGGCAGTCTGGGACTTCTCAACGAGCAACTCAATTTTCTGGTCATGGATATCATAAACGCACCTTAAGTACATTTAAAAAACAAATGCAAACAAACACAACCATTTTCCTGTCAACAAGAAACAGATGTGAAAAATAAGCATGCTTTTTGTCACTGAGGGTACAGttcactgaaaaaaaaaatccagaaCATTTATGTAAATTTGCAACTTTAgccaattcttttaattttatcaaactacccacaaccttgaatCAATACCACTGCAACTAAACCCAGCGTAGCCACTAAGGGTACAGtttactgaaaaaaaaaaaaatcccgaaCCTTCATGTAAATTTGCAACTTTAACCAATTCTtttcattttatcaaactacccacGACCTTAAATCAATATCTCTGCAACTAAACCCAGCTTAGCCTTCCCTTCCATCAGTTCTCAGCCAAAAGCATTCCATAAAATAACTTTATTATTTggaattttggattttctttttatcaTTTGGCCTTATTGATAAAAGTTGTTATTATCTAACGCCAAGCACCTTATGAAAGCATTTGggtgaagttgaaaatgagctaAAAACAAGTCTTAAAAGAATGTTCACCACTATATTCAAGAATAGAAACAAGAAAATATATTGAAAAAAAACGAAAGATTAAAAGAATGTTTGCCACTATTTTTTGGAGTGAAGACATGAAACCAATTTTAAACTGAAATATGCTCTGAACTCATTTATTTCTATGCATTTGCCAGAAAACACATGGAGGTATTACAAGTTCCGCACCTTTACTGACTTACTGACTTCTTCAAGCTTATTGAGCACCACTTCACTTGGTACTGCACTTCTAGGCTCCATAGATGCATAGCGTGGAGAACTTGTCATCTGCATAACATAGATAATAATTGTGAAGGCAAAATATTCAGTCATCCACTTACAAAGAGAAATACACCAACAAATAAAATAGAATTAGCTGTCTCTGTGAACTCCATATTTTTATTCCTCGATACTTTATTTTAGACTCCCAAACTTTAGGGAAGTTGCACATTCAACCACCCTAAGTCCCTAATAGAAAATAATACTAGGTCCTGGATAAATGAGCCCAAATTTGAAAATTAGAGTACTGAATTATTCTTATAGACAATCAGCGCAACTTGCACCAAAATTCTCATGAGCAAACAGTATGTTCTACTTACACAGACAAATTTTGTGAAAGGTGACATTTCTCAATGTCAGGTTCATCCTTATGATAAGCATGGTAATAGCACTGATTCTGCACCCAACTTTTCACAGTAATTAACTACTTGTTCTAAAATAGAGTTAACCCTCTTCCATAAGATAACATGAAGTCACAAAATTTGAATACTGCAAGCAGGAGCAATTTTAAGGCACACTTTGGAGTTACACAAAATAGCTGCCCAAACTGATTTGGAACTCTAAAGTATAAGGAGAATCACAGCCTGCAATGACTAGTGACATTGAGATAAACACACACAACAAACACACTCAAACAACTAAATTCATAATTAAGGCAGGCTGTCAAGCAGCAAAAGATTTTAAcacagaaaagaaataaaaagcctAACTTATGTCACAAAAGTGACAATGCAGTCAGCAAAATTAGAATATTTCAGAAAAATTTGCACTTCATTTGAATGTGGAAAAGGGACCATTGCCATTCCTTTTTAGAAACTTCCAGAGAGTATAGGAAAACATTTTCAAAATTACCTTCCAGCTTTTGGTTGGCGATTTAAAAGCAGCTGCTCCCTCACTAAATGATACTGTTCTAGACTTACCCTTCCCTTCCCCTGTGTAAGCAGCAGGTTTCCAGCCTTTTCCAACATCCTGTGTATTTTTTGCAGCTTCAGTTATTATGACCTGCAAGAAATGCAAAAACTTATTTAGTGTAGCTAATTCCCACCACTCATTTTGTTTCAACAATAATCACATCAAAAGAACAATATGATAAAATGAACAAGGAATCAACTTTAAATTACCTTCCTTAGAAGTGCAGGGTTAATAACACCTTGAACTTGTAGTTCACCTACTGGTGCAGCTTTTCCACTTGCTATACGTTCAACTCTAAATGTATGAATCCCATAAACAGACTGTATGCAACCTATAAGCATCAGCAACGTACAAGTATATCACTAATCTActggaaaataaaatttattaacaaCAGCATATGTTGCACTCAAAGAAATTTGAATAAAGCACTCTTACACTCACATTAGTTTATCCAATTAAGAAGCTAATATAGTCCATAAAAAAAAACGCAATTTACTGTCATGGTAGAAGCTGAATCCTTCCCCTGCTAGGCTGCTACCATCCCCTGCCCCACAACCAACAGACAAAAAGTTTCCACTCTACCAGCCCAAAACTTTTTAAGGAGAAGAAAATTTGTAGCAATTAAAATAATTGAATCCTAGTAAAGGGGTTTCCCTTAGTTGTTTAATACACTGTAGGATGGCTGAGAAAAAGAGGGGAAAATGTCTTCTTCTTTTGGACCATATGCCGGGGCAAGAAGCAACGGAAAGAAACATGTGCACCCATTTAACAGAGACAATATATCTAGTGTATGGAATGGTAAATGAATTTAGCCAATGGAAGTAGATCCTAGAAAGAATCAAGTTGCATCAATACCTTGTTCCATGATGACATCAATCACTGATGAAAGCGGAACACACTTCTCAATCGCTGCTACTCCCCAAAAGGGTATGAATGAAGGCCTTGAAACCTTGACACaaggaaaataataaaacaacagtAAATTCAGTAACGGTATATGAACTGCTATTTCTTTCTTACTTTTTTGTGAATAACAAAGATATAAGAATTGAATATCCCACCTCCATGGAGAGAGAGAAACATAAACAATGTACCTTGTAAACTACGTAACATGAAGTTTGCGTGAAGAAATCTCCTTTCGAAGCACATATCCTGTAGTGGGCGAATATAGCAGCATAAGGATACCAACTCCCCAAGCTAAAGCCAGCAACAAGGATATGGAAACCCATATAACGGTGTCATACTTGATAGTATTTTCTCCAAGTTCCTCAAATGAAGCTGCATACAATACCTGTTCAGAATGaaattcatcatcatcatcatccaaCTCCGGTTCAGGATCAGAAAGTAGGTAATCCTTCGATGATCCAAGTTCTGATAGACCATCTGCGTGTCCTATCAACATTCTCCAAGTTCAGAACTGCAAATGAATGTTTAAAACATCAACGCTGACTGTACTTCAAAAGATGTGCTAGCTTCATAATGATAAAGATAATTTTTTCCACACAACATTGCCATTTATCTGTGCATCAATTGCTTAGCAAAAACAAAATTCAAGGGGACAAATTCCCTAACAAGTGAATGTTTATTGATTGAAGTGGATAAGGTTGCACGTGAAAATGAAATATACTCAATGAAACATGATTCTCATAGCACTCTCAGAATTCCTATAAAATCTGGAAGTGATACTCTAACCCTTTGTTTGGATTCTCAATTTGTGCaaagaaatttgagagaaattaaataagaaaaatgaagagaacaaaaaaagaaaggaaatttACTTTTTTGCTTTGTTTGGATTGAGAGAAAtggagagaagagaaaagaaaagacaattgATTTCTCTCAATTCCCTTATTTGGACATCaagtaaaaaagaaaaaggaagagaaataaGAAGAAACgtgtataaataaaaattttcttctaattaAGGTACGCTATTTCTCTCCACATTAGTGGAAAATGTAGAAATAGAAAGAAATTATAGTAATATACTAAAATATCCAATATAGTAGatgtaagaaaaaaaaagaatatagtagttatttcttctcttttcttttaagGGAGAAATTACATTTCTCTCAAACTCTAATAATTTATTCAAGCAATACAAAgtaaatttcttttctctttatttcTTGTGGAAATctaatatttatctatttaattatttatttattttaattatctaacaataatttaaaatatttatctaaaaaaaataataaaataaaataaaaaatattttattggatgacctgtttatttatttttatatatatattattttcaaaattaaatatatatctataatctgaacaacccaattcaataataactcttatcccattctatacctaatagaactcttcaaatatatataccataatcaactctttctgctaaactttgctctcaaaacctgtttatcATCTCTTTTTTCAACCAAATACTTTCAACAtgtattttaatcatattttattattgttatatgtgtatatatatatatatataatattataatttataatctgatgtgcatAAAGAATCCAtaaatttttacttttctatttatCACCTTGGATTTTATTTTCaaggagattcgaatattcaatctgtcagctgaaattgtctctcttttattgaatataactattgtcttggaggtttcaggtgaatgataattatagtacatgacaccgttttgatccattttaaaatttcctagcattaaaattgttattaaataaaattttaaatcaatattttaacaattattttacatgtaattttctagagttttattttaatattaaattttatttcaattttgattaataattggttttgtcaattatctttgcattaaaGTCATTAGGAtttcgggaacaggcctttagtgTTTTTATATTGATTAAtatctgactataaaatttactgatgtgttatactgaatttatttgagattgattttatcttattgactctctgaaattattgaaataaactactggaattgcactatcagttattatttgctatctgaaattttttgttgattttgattaatttgtacaaattgattttctgttttgaatcggTACCTATGCCctgtatctgtttctgttatctaaccttaccgtgtggactatcacggtattaggttgcattgtcgagttatgcatcattgcagtttatggtttgcattagtattatatgcattgatatctgtgaaggaggaggaaagtATCTAATatatggtagcgcgcttaccatttgGCCTCTGgtaatgtggggtatcatcaccctgatgtactgtaccataaaattttattgaattaatttcttgtatatatatgttttatgaaattattttattaataattttgatagcatgagcatgattttattgaatagaaaatttattgcgaaattaatcaagcgttcgCCTGTTCctgttccgttgtgtgctataattatcattcattgagcattagctcaaacaacattttctctgtctgttatcagTTTCAGATCAGTATAATTCTGCAGCTGATTCAAATATTCAATCCATTTTCTAGAGAGagacaatctttgatttgttctcatggtatgcccgaattcatgtttcctcaggctaataattagtttagtttattgaacgatttaagtttttatttaaaatctgtagagactccgtagtttacttatgggatatttatgatgtttattcagtattttatttttttggattttgtctaatttttgagattagtaagtgacaatatatttattcaagatactctgataaggcttgcatgatttaagaatacttaaattatgcaccGGTCAcagttcagaattttgggtcgtgacaaagttggtatcagagctactcgcgtgtcctcttgatcaatggtggggcaaacctcagcgagaaagctgagtcccgaaagggggagggaaaggtcccttaggcaaattccaCATCGAAAAagtacggagatggtcttgggttcaaaaagtaatgatatataaaatagggaaactaatcactagaggagcCTTTTGGCGGAATAGCctgaagagttggaagaactccagggttaagcgtgctcacttgagagaaatcctaggatgggtgacctcctaggaagttctccattccacctatgggacaaaaccgtgaggcttatggccaaagcggataattcctctagtggttggagcataATCGTTACAAATTGGTGTCAGAGCccggttgaggtctagtaaacttgagGGGCATCgaatccttaacgtcttttcagtttatcattgctttagatatcTACGTCCTTTGTACTTTTTCGCCTGTCTTAATTTAGCTCACATTTTCTGATTTaatacttgtttattaaaatgaataggtgcctgagtctgttaaacgtaagaggagagctagggccaagggtcttaatggtgcaaaccttgatccaacaagggaggtaccacctcaaactattaatcagacatctgaacagacgTCTATGGCTAAGACTAGGGCAAaaccattcctttgtttctccatacttttgcatgatatttagtacaccacctactttgttagagtatcctttatctgtatcaacacttATGGGGAACGTAATAGACACTGATAtagtgtataggggatgtatagttcacattggagataggaaatta harbors:
- the LOC110669541 gene encoding uncharacterized protein LOC110669541 produces the protein MLIGHADGLSELGSSKDYLLSDPEPELDDDDDEFHSEQVLYAASFEELGENTIKYDTVIWVSISLLLALAWGVGILMLLYSPTTGYVLRKEISSRKLHVTWDIQFLYLCYSQKSKKEIAVHIPLLNLLLFYYFPCVKVSRPSFIPFWGVAAIEKCVPLSSVIDVIMEQGCIQSVYGIHTFRVERIASGKAAPVGELQVQGVINPALLRKVIITEAAKNTQDVGKGWKPAAYTGEGKGKSRTVSFSEGAAAFKSPTKSWKMTSSPRYASMEPRSAVPSEVVLNKLEEVSKSVKENGCVCLHLFFKCT